One Myxococcales bacterium genomic window, GTTCGGAAAGCTTTGGGCGCCGAACTCGGTGACGAAGTGCAGGTTGTTCGGAAAGCGCCGGCGCACGGTGTCGAACTTGAACATCGACTTGCCCTGGAAACGGTACCAGCCGAAGTAAAAGTGGGTGTCGCCGCCTTGCTGCCAGGGCGTCCAGGGCTCGCCGCTGCTTTTGTTGACGGCGCGCGTCCGGTCGACCGCCTCGACGGCCTTCTTCAAGGCCACGTCCAGCACGTTGCGGTTCCAGCCCCAGAAGAACAGGGTGCCGATCGTCTTGAGCACCTCGGTGGGCGTTTCGTCGTCGGTTTCCACCAGGTAGATCGGTTCGTTGTGGCAGGTCCAGATCGCGATGGACGGATGGTTGTACAGCAGGCGCGCCATGTCCTGAATCATCCGCTCGGCGACCGGCAACACCTCCCGCGCGTAGCTCCACTGCATCGGAAAATCCTGCATCAACAACAGGCCGGCGCGGTCCGCCGCCTCGTACAAGGCTGGATGATCGACGTGCGCGTGCACCCGCAGCATGTTCAGGTTGGCCTCGACGGCCAGGCGGACGTCGCGGGCCGCGAGGTCGAGGGTGACGCGGGCCAGGCGGGTGTCGGTCGGCGGCTGGTTGCTGCCGCGCACGAACAACCGCCGGCCGTTGAGGCGGCAGATCCATTGATCGAAGACGATTGTGCGCACGCCGACCAGCGTTTCGTATTGATCGCTCGGCTTTCCCTCGTCGCTCACGGTGACCGTCAGGCGGTAGAGATTGGGTTCGCCGCGATCGTGGGTCCACCACAACGCCGGCTTGGTCAGCACGTGGGAAAAAGCCAGCTTGTGGCGGCCTTCATCCAATTCCATTTCGTTCGCGAAGCGATAGGTTTCGCCGGTGAAATTTTCCGGCTGCAGAACGATTTCCACCTTGGCCTGACCGCTCCGGCGCGACAGCACTTCCAGCCGAACCGTGACCGCGGCGTCCTCGCCGTCCAGTTCGTCGGTCTGAAACAGGCAACTGTCCAGCAGCCGATCGCCGGTGGCGTGCAGGTAGGGAGTCAGCCAGATGCCGCCCGGATTGGTCGTCGGATCCAGACAATCCCAATGGGAAAAGACCCCGGTGATCATCCGTTTGCTGTTGCGGACTTTTTCGTCGG contains:
- a CDS encoding glycoside hydrolase produces the protein MKVQQLGGIWDLAPTAIGGIRPEQVGQWLSMEIPAHWQEHPELRHHAGFTLYRKKFTCEPPKGERIHLVFPGIFYYSTVWFNGRRLGDHEGYFSAQRYDITDWLQDENEVVVEVNCPDEKVRNSKRMITGVFSHWDCLDPTTNPGGIWLTPYLHATGDRLLDSCLFQTDELDGEDAAVTVRLEVLSRRSGQAKVEIVLQPENFTGETYRFANEMELDEGRHKLAFSHVLTKPALWWTHDRGEPNLYRLTVTVSDEGKPSDQYETLVGVRTIVFDQWICRLNGRRLFVRGSNQPPTDTRLARVTLDLAARDVRLAVEANLNMLRVHAHVDHPALYEAADRAGLLLMQDFPMQWSYAREVLPVAERMIQDMARLLYNHPSIAIWTCHNEPIYLVETDDETPTEVLKTIGTLFFWGWNRNVLDVALKKAVEAVDRTRAVNKSSGEPWTPWQQGGDTHFYFGWYRFQGKSMFKFDTVRRRFPNNLHFVTEFGAQSFPNLESCRKFMAEELHRIDWQGLEDRHSLQKKLMDHWVGLAQPDLPTLIEKSQAYQSEMNRFYIDRCRRAKYAPCGGVLQFMFTDPNPAIQWSVVDYWREPKQSYYALRDAFRPVYAFLLLSAAARRPGGAPIRIEAYVVNDTEADLGTVNLQLLVADAEGRLVAEHRAAVRVGADSPAVPALTVDESPERPGRYTVTLVMERPDDRFINTYHFEVE